The Rhodamnia argentea isolate NSW1041297 chromosome 7, ASM2092103v1, whole genome shotgun sequence genome contains the following window.
GGTGAATCTCAAGCAATCAGTTTAGAACAAAAGAAATCAGTAAAAAGCCGCTTAAAAAGGGTTgggaaaaaattcagaaactcTTGCATTCTGTCTGATTCTTACAGGTATAGAGGATCTTAAAGAGGGATTGTTGTCCTATTAGCAACTTGCAGCTAGTACACTTTAAAAACCCAAGCAGTCATCGGTAACTGATGAACTTAAACTAATGAGCAACCCCTAGCATCATATATCAAGAAATTCAGATCAGCCAACGAGCCTTCAAGGCAATAGTCATCTCTCCACAAGAAAATTCTCTTTTCTCCCTATGAACTAAGGTGTATGAAGTTTCATATTTGGTTCTTTAAGCAAGGGCAATAGACCCTGTGAGTAGTCCATGTAAATCACATCATTGTTGCAAATCCTCTAATGTGAAAACAATTTACCTTCAGGCATGATACATGGATAACATGGACAAATAAAAACTACCATGGCTATTAAGAAACATCTAAAATCTTaatctttccaaattttaaGAACTTTGAGGCACACTTACCTCATCCGGAACTCGGAGATATTTAATTGTATTTCCACGGATATAGCACTCAGGCATGCGCCAAAACCTATCTCCATCCTGCGGAGCAAATCAGGATATCATACATGACTCGTATTTCGCCTCGTTTTGTTGAAAGGGGAGCGGATGAACTCcattttcataaaaagaaaattaacgtTATAATGAGCAAGGTAGGTTAAAGTAAAATTACTTTGGAGGTACAAATGACTTCACGGAGATGGATGTTCATCCATGTATCACAGTTGACCAGATGTCCATTGTAAGTTTCTCCATTCTTCAGTTCCACCAACTGTCAAGATGCCAAATCTTATTTTACTTAGGTCCATCACAAAGCACGATATGGGTTGTAAAACACAAACTTAACCAAAACGCTGTACATTCCAAGTGCAAACATAAACCCCCGAGCGCACGCGAGAGAGAGTCATTCTTACCATGGGGTGGCCTTGCGCAGTCTTGAGTAAAGAAAGAGGAAGCTGCAAACATCAAGCGACCACACATGAGAAttcaaaaaaacattttattaAACTTCTGCTTTACTATGGACTCCTTTTGGTGGCCAAGAGTCACTGAGCAAGAGACAAAATTTCCATCACCAAATTACTCATCCTTAATCACTCCAACCATCGCAGAGGGCCTCAAGCCGACAAACAGAACaagaattcaaaagaaaacaaaaagctaCTTAATCCACGGTTTTTTTATCAACTCAAATCTACTAAGCAGCAAAACGAAGAATGAACAAGAAGAGCACACGTACCATCTCTTACGGTGAAAAAGAACGGAACACCCAACAAGAAACAAGACCTGCAAAACAAAACCCAAGTCAGAAGAGCCGCAGAGCTTTTCGACCAAATTTCAGGAGGGCTCTGAATCAGATCGGGGGTGGCAAACAACAGAGGAAAACCCTAACTTTCTTCCGGAGATCGCCGTGAAGCCAAGAACATGGTGGGCTTAAACCCTAAACCAACGCGAGAGGACAACACGTACCTTTGAAACAAGCGAATTCGAACAGGTCCCCACTTTCAGAAGCCACGAAAAAGGGGCGCTCCTTcgatctttctcttccttttcccccTCCTTCGATCTCTCGCTttgaaagaggggagagagagatcaagTGAAGACCTTTTgtgttgtttctttgttttcctcCACTACTTGATTTGACTGAATACTCGAACGTAGGTGGAGTCGTGAAAACAGGAGGAGAAAATCTGGTCATAAATAAGCGGAAATCGAAAATTTATTGCctgttttggaatttttctcctAATGTCCGTAATTGATGTTCACTTATGAATCAGTTTATTTGtgaaaatacaaaacaaactagagtcttttttttttattattttggtcaaaaacgAACTAGAGTTCGTGGcttaaagattttgcatttttttttttaaattttggcgGCTTGAGTAATAGCCGGTCGATGAACTTGCGAATTGCGGAAGTATAGATGTACACTTAATAGTCTGTGCTTAGTATATCATTTGGATCTTTATGTGAACTAAGCTATGATCATAACAAATGTGATTTGTTTCATTTTGAAGGAATCAACACGAGTATTTCATTAgccttttcatcttctttgatTGCGTTGTATCCT
Protein-coding sequences here:
- the LOC115742395 gene encoding probable U6 snRNA-associated Sm-like protein LSm4 isoform X1 translates to MSNLLPLSLLKTAQGHPMLVELKNGETYNGHLVNCDTWMNIHLREVICTSKDGDRFWRMPECYIRGNTIKYLRVPDEVIDKVQEETKSRSDRKPPGVGRGRGRGREDGPGGRPAKGIGRGLEDGGSKGAGGGRGKGGPGGKGSGNRGGGRGRG